The following coding sequences lie in one Chelonia mydas isolate rCheMyd1 chromosome 6, rCheMyd1.pri.v2, whole genome shotgun sequence genomic window:
- the FAM181A gene encoding protein FAM181A translates to MASDSEVKTLLNFVNLASSDIKAALDKSAPCRRSVDHRKYLQKQLKRFSQKYSRIPRCHPSKSMESSSKRGSEDRNRSSDPDGMDPNHCTVSSEKALRLSEVEENFSGEQVLQEQSPESVRPDQVPMRKRQLPASFWEEPRPTQSLLVGSFPAGLDGLPNSRDLPPYEGKKSKKGPDTTEPGSPPLPAQPSGEKETIKVPGTSLSGRMNAWSCCPFQYHGQPVYQTHGALPQSPFPGLGLWRKSTAPTGEIQHFCKEVGSMGQKLYRPVVLKPIPTKPAGPPPIFNVFGYI, encoded by the coding sequence ATGGCATCAGACAGTGAGGTAAAAACGTTACTGAATTTTGTGAACCTGGCCTCTAGTGACATCAAAGCCGCTCTGGACAAGTCTGCTCCCTGCCGCCGCTCAGTTGACCACAGAAAATACTTGCAGAAGCAGCTCAAACGTTTTTCTCAAAAATATTCCAGGATCCCAAGATGCCACCCCAGCAAATCCATGGAATCCAGCTCCAAAAGGGGGTCAGAGGATAGAAATCGCAGTTCAGACCCAGATGGCATGGATCCAAATCACTGCACAGTTTCCAGTGAAAAGGCCCTGAGGCTATCAGAGGTGGAGGAGAACTTCAGTGGGGAACAGGTTTTGCAGGAGCAAAGCCCAGAGTCTGTAAGGCCAGATCAGGTGCCCATGAGGAAAAGACAGCTGCCTGCTTCCTTCTGGGAAGAGCCCAGACCAACTCAGAGTCTGCTGGTCGGGAGCTTTCCTGCCGGATTGGATGGGCTCCCAAACTCCAGGGACCTTCCTCCTTACGAGGGCAAGAAAAGCAAAAAGGGTCCCGATACCACAGAGCCAGGCAGCCCCCCTCTGCCTGCCCAACCCAGTGGGGAGAAGGAGACTATCAAAGTGCCCGGGACATCCTTATCTGGCCGGATGAATGCCTGGAGCTGCTGTCCATTTCAGTACCATGGACAACCCGTTTACCAAACCCATGGAGCCCTACCTCAGTCACCGTTTCCAGGCCTCGGGCTATGGAGGAAAAGCACAGCACCCACAGGGGAGATCCAACACTTCTGCAAGGAGGTGGGCAGTATGGGGCAGAAACTATACAGACCAGTGGTTTTGAAACCCATCCCTACCAAGCCGGCTGGGCCACCTCCTATTTTCAATGTGTTTGGATACATttag